In the Clostridium sporogenes genome, one interval contains:
- the purD gene encoding phosphoribosylamine--glycine ligase, with translation MKVLIIGSGGREHAIAWKIGKNPLVEKIFCAPGNGCTALEYKCENINILSNEELLEFSLKNSVDLTIVGPEVPLMEGIVDLFEENGLNIFGPDKKAALLEGSKAFAKEFMKKYNVKTAAYEVFEEEEKALEYLKNIEHPVVIKADGLAAGKGVVISKSFEESKITLEKFMTNDKFKGAGKKVVIEEFLEGPEASILSITDGETIIPFISSKDHKQIYDGGLGPNTGGMGVIAPNPYCTEEVLKDFNENILKPTLKGIQKENLKFSGIIFFGIMITKNGAYLLEYNLRMGDPETEAILPLMESDLLDLILISINKKLKNTSIKWKRDCSTCVVAASKGYPEKYEKGFLINGIEGLEGIFGAGVKLQDNKLLTNGGRVLCTQALGKTFEESINKAYEKMEKIDFQGIYYRKDIGR, from the coding sequence GTGGAAGAGAACATGCTATAGCTTGGAAGATAGGTAAAAATCCTTTAGTAGAAAAAATATTTTGTGCTCCAGGAAATGGATGTACTGCTTTAGAATATAAATGTGAAAATATAAATATTTTATCTAATGAAGAATTATTAGAGTTTTCTTTAAAAAATAGCGTGGATTTAACCATTGTAGGTCCAGAAGTACCTTTAATGGAAGGTATAGTAGATTTATTTGAAGAAAATGGACTTAATATATTTGGCCCAGATAAAAAAGCAGCTTTGTTGGAAGGAAGCAAGGCTTTTGCAAAGGAATTTATGAAAAAATATAATGTTAAAACTGCAGCATATGAAGTATTTGAAGAAGAGGAAAAAGCCTTGGAATACTTAAAAAATATTGAACATCCAGTAGTGATAAAAGCAGATGGATTAGCAGCAGGAAAAGGTGTTGTTATAAGTAAATCCTTTGAAGAAAGTAAAATAACTTTAGAAAAATTTATGACTAATGATAAATTTAAGGGAGCAGGTAAAAAAGTTGTTATAGAAGAATTTTTAGAAGGACCAGAAGCCTCTATATTATCCATAACAGATGGGGAAACTATAATACCTTTCATATCTTCAAAAGATCATAAACAAATATATGATGGCGGATTAGGGCCGAACACAGGAGGAATGGGAGTTATAGCTCCAAACCCTTATTGTACAGAAGAAGTATTAAAGGATTTTAATGAAAATATATTAAAGCCAACTTTAAAAGGGATACAGAAAGAAAATCTAAAGTTTTCAGGAATAATTTTCTTTGGAATAATGATAACTAAAAATGGGGCATATCTTCTTGAATATAATTTAAGAATGGGAGATCCAGAGACAGAAGCTATCCTTCCTTTAATGGAAAGTGATTTATTAGATTTAATATTAATCTCAATAAATAAAAAGCTTAAAAATACAAGTATAAAATGGAAAAGAGATTGTTCTACTTGTGTTGTAGCAGCATCTAAAGGATATCCTGAAAAATATGAAAAAGGATTTTTAATAAATGGAATAGAAGGTTTAGAAGGTATATTTGGAGCAGGAGTTAAATTGCAAGATAATAAATTATTAACTAATGGAGGAAGAGTATTATGTACTCAAGCATTAGGAAAAACTTTCGAAGAATCTATAAATAAGGCCTATGAAAAAATGGAAAAGATAGATTTTCAAGGTATATATTATAGAAAAGATATAGGAAGATAA